Genomic DNA from Leptospira venezuelensis:
GGGAAAAGTCCCACTTGCACGATCTCTAACAGATTATCCAAACAATTTAATACACTTTGTCTGTATTTGTCCTGTTTTTTCTCCGCCACTAACATAAAATAGGACCCGAGAGCCTTATAAGATCTTTGCAAACACTGTAGATAATAACATTCTCTTGGTTTTTTAAATCTGTTGTCGCTTAGTTTCAGGAAGAGTAAGAAGAGTCCCTGTCTCATAGCAAATGGGATCGGTCTATAAGCATCATACAGTAGACTGGAAATATCATAAAATGGAGTTCCCATTCTTGCATCTTGGAAATCTATTAGAGTCAAATCTCCGTTAGGAGAAAGCATGATATTTCGAGCATGAAAGTCCCGATGACAGAAAACCTTTTCCTTATACTCAGCTAAAAATCCTGAAGCCTCCTCCAAGAAAAAAAACACTTCTGGTCTGAGTTTAGTTTTAAGTTTGAACATTTCGGAGAAGTTGGTATATGAGGAAAACGTAAACTTATTTTCGAAATTTAACTTTTCGTAATCAAATTCTCGAGTTGAAACTGGCGGTTCTGGCCTTGTCTTTTGGAGAGAAACCAATAATTCCAAAGATTTTACTAAGAAAGTTCTATATTCAGCATCATCTTTTATGGAACTTAGATCAAAATCTCCTTCGTCGGAAAGAAGCATTAGTTTATTGAATACATCGGTCTTATAAATTTTAGGGACTTTGAAGCCGTGGTGTTCTAAAAAATGCCCTACTTCTTGAAAGTCGTGCTGAAAGACTTGGTCCTTGCATAGGATCTTTGTGGTTCCGTCAGGATATATTGCACGATAATATCTGCGAGCAGAAGCTTCTGGATTGAGTGAGTCTATTTTTTCAGGGAACTTTCCGTCTATCGCAAGGAAGCGAAAATCTATCTCACTTAAAACTTCATTCATAGCCACGTATGGCTAGTTCTACAATTTGTCCGGAAAGACCAAGCGGAATTCGGTGCCTTTTTCAGGCTCTGAATCGATTTCTATTCGGATGCCAAATACATCAGCAATCTCTTTAGCTACGAACATTCCAAGCCCAGTGCCTTGGCCGGTTTTTTTAGTGGTGAAGTAAGGTTGAAAGATCTTGTTTAAAATATCTTTACTCATTCCTACTCCGTTATCTTTGATCTTGACCATAGGATGATGGTTCTTTTCTACAACGGAGATCTCTATTCTTCCTCTATTCTCTGTCGCATCTGCGGAGTTTAAAAAGATATTAGAGAATAAAAGGCTCAATTGGTCTGCGTTCGAATGTACTGGCGTTTTGTCAGGACTTCTGTCGAATACTATTTCACAATATTTTAAACGAGTGGTCTTTCTGAAAACTTCTATGACTGATTCTACTACTTCGTTTAGATCCAAGTCTTCTTTGTCTCTACCAGAATCTCCTGGTTTCCCTAATTGTAGTAAGTTGAAAGTCAGGTTCTTTAATTTAGTAATCTGATTCCAAGTGACTGAGATTGCCTTATCTTTGATAGGTTCATCAGCATCAGGAAGCCTTGCGACTTCAATAAAACCTTGTATTGCAGTAAGTGCGTTATTGATCTCATGACCAATGCTGGAAGCGATCGTAGTTAGGAATGCTCTTCTTTCCGCGTCGATTAGTTTTTCGGAGATGATATTCTTTTGAGTGATATCTCTTGCAATCCCTGTATAATATGTTTTTCCGTTTAATTCGTATCGACATACAGAAATATCAAAATTGAATTTTTCTCCGCTTCGGCTGACCAATTCTGCGTTATGTAATCTGGCGATATTGTGATCGGATTTACGACTCATCAAATGAGTGATCCTTTCCATATACGCATCTATGTTTTCGTCGGAGATTAAGAGAGTGATCTTTTGCCCTACGATTTCATTCTCATCGTATCCAAAATTTCTGATAGTAGCTTCGTTAGCGCCGTGAATAAGAAGATCCTCATCTAGAGTGATCACGCAGTCACCGGTAGTTTCTAAAATCAAACTATTGCGGTAATCCAGATCTTTCGATTGTTGTGCGAAATGTGTTTTTTCTCGAACTGCCTTTATGATCTTTTTTGATTTTCTATCTCTATCTTCTTTCTCTTTGCGGGCATTCTCTAACGCAGCTAGGATATTCTGTCTGCTTACAGGTTTGGATATATAATCGAATACTCTATTTCTAAGAGCTTCTTCCGCTGTATGAAGTTGAGGGTTGCCTGTGATGAGTATTACTGGAATATTAGAATTATATTTTTTGATTTCCCTGGCGACTTCAATCCCATCTTTACCGCCCATTAGAATATCAGAAATTACTATATCTATCGCATGATCTCTCACGATCGTCATAGCGGATTCAAAATCTTCTGCAAGAAAAACGTGATAACCTTCTCTTGAGATTACACGTTCCAAAGCAGTTCTAATTTCTGCTTCGTCATCGATGATTAAGACGTTGGGATTTTTTCCCTTTGTCATAATTTTTTAAAGAATAAGTTCATCATACCTTTCCAACAGGCACACGGACAGTGACCTTGGTGCCTTGTCCCGGATTGGATTCCAATTGAATGGTCCCTCCATGATCAGTGATGATTCGTTGAGAAATAGTCAATCCGAGTCCAGTTCCCTGTTTAGTTCTTCTAGTCGTGTATAAAGGTAAAAATGCTTTTTCCGCGACTTCGGCGTTCATTCCAGGACCGTTATCTTGAATGGTAAAACTGACCATCTCTCCGTTCAAATATAATTCTTTTCGTGCAGAAACTTGTATCAATGGTAATGCCGGTTTATGTTCCATTTCTGAAATTGCGTTAACTGCATTCACTAGACAGTTGATCAATACTTGTTCGATTTCCTGCCAGGCAACATGGATTTGAGGAAGTTCTGGATTAGTAACTCGTTTCAATTCTATTCCATTCTTTTTACAACTTACCTCAATGAGCTCACAGGCTCTTAAAAGAATAAAGTAAGGAGAAACCAATTCTTTTTTTCTGGGAGCTCTTCTTCCTAAATCCAGAAGACCTTTTATCAGATCTCTGATCCGCAATGCCGCACCTTCCACTCTCTTATAAACTTTTTTTCGTTCAATCGGATCTGGATCTTCGTGTTCTAAAAGATCTTCTAAATATAATAAACTGGATTGGAGAGGGTTATTGACTTCGTGAGCGATACCGGCCGCAATCTCTCCGATGGATGCGAACTTTGCAGTCTCATACAATTGCCTATCCAAAATTTTCGTTTGGGTCACATCGGAGAATATTAACATTGCTGCAACAGGAAGATCTTGGTATTTTTTAAGTGGGAGGAATTTTATAGAAAAATAATTTTCTTCTTCTCCTAATAATACCATGGAAAAGTCCAAATATGCCGCTCTCTGAGTGCGCATACATTCTTCTAATTTAACTAAGATACCTTTCTGGGCTTCTTCCGGGAAAAGAGAAGGGAAATCATCATCCACATCTACGTTTAAAAATTGGAATAAGTAAAATTTCAGAATAGGAGCTACTTCCAAAACTTTTCCTTGAGGATCCAATATTACGATCCCGTTATTCATGGATGCAAATAAGTTCCTAAGTTTCATCTCGGAAGCGCGGATCAGTTCTTCATTCTTCTTCTGCTCCGAAATATCTAAAAGAAGTAAGATTGTCCCGATCCTATTTCCATAATCATCTTTCAGGGAAGAAGAAGCTAATAAAAACGGAACCTCATGCCTGCCTCGAATGGTGATCCTTGTTTCCGCTCTGGAGCCCAAAAGGATCATATCCATTGCTTCTGGTTCTAATTTCAGAAGTTCTCTTACTTGGACTCCAATAATTTCTTCTTTAGAAATCCCTAATAGTGCGCTGATATTATTATTAACGTATGTAATAAAGCCTTCATCGTCAGTAGATAGGAGAGGAACTTCAAGGGAATTTAAGAGTGCTCCTTGGAATTGCAAAATTTTTGCTGTTTCTCTTCTTTGTTTTTCGATCCTTAAATATTGAAGAGACGAAAGTAGATCCTCCACTATTTCGAAATATAGATAATTTTCGCCGGAATCGAACGCCATATTTTCTCTCGAAATGATCTGTATCCCGCCTATAATTTTACCTTCTTCTTTAATAATCAAACTTAAGGATCTTCTGAAATCTTTTGCTACTAATGCTTCTTCCCACTCGGGATATACGTTAGAACCGAATTCATAAATATGGAATTGTTCTTTGCCTTCTAAAAGGGTTTCAAATGGAGATTTGGATTTTTTTTCTTCCCATGCTGTTTCTAAATTTTTTCTCCATTTGGAATCCAAGTCTGATTGGATCAATATCTGATCTGTTCCATCTTCTCTTCTATAAAAACCCCAAACCAAACTGTAA
This window encodes:
- a CDS encoding phosphotransferase — its product is MNEVLSEIDFRFLAIDGKFPEKIDSLNPEASARRYYRAIYPDGTTKILCKDQVFQHDFQEVGHFLEHHGFKVPKIYKTDVFNKLMLLSDEGDFDLSSIKDDAEYRTFLVKSLELLVSLQKTRPEPPVSTREFDYEKLNFENKFTFSSYTNFSEMFKLKTKLRPEVFFFLEEASGFLAEYKEKVFCHRDFHARNIMLSPNGDLTLIDFQDARMGTPFYDISSLLYDAYRPIPFAMRQGLFLLFLKLSDNRFKKPRECYYLQCLQRSYKALGSYFMLVAEKKQDKYRQSVLNCLDNLLEIVQVGLFPDQLFLFFHLLKKELSDNTLFLEKL
- a CDS encoding hybrid sensor histidine kinase/response regulator; the encoded protein is MTKGKNPNVLIIDDEAEIRTALERVISREGYHVFLAEDFESAMTIVRDHAIDIVISDILMGGKDGIEVAREIKKYNSNIPVILITGNPQLHTAEEALRNRVFDYISKPVSRQNILAALENARKEKEDRDRKSKKIIKAVREKTHFAQQSKDLDYRNSLILETTGDCVITLDEDLLIHGANEATIRNFGYDENEIVGQKITLLISDENIDAYMERITHLMSRKSDHNIARLHNAELVSRSGEKFNFDISVCRYELNGKTYYTGIARDITQKNIISEKLIDAERRAFLTTIASSIGHEINNALTAIQGFIEVARLPDADEPIKDKAISVTWNQITKLKNLTFNLLQLGKPGDSGRDKEDLDLNEVVESVIEVFRKTTRLKYCEIVFDRSPDKTPVHSNADQLSLLFSNIFLNSADATENRGRIEISVVEKNHHPMVKIKDNGVGMSKDILNKIFQPYFTTKKTGQGTGLGMFVAKEIADVFGIRIEIDSEPEKGTEFRLVFPDKL
- a CDS encoding ATP-binding protein codes for the protein MKNRELVLLLEKAFFPAQEGILILEPGSYSILGSNPKACSILGYDPEELKNLSLSNLLARPDSIGNYGGGAEELGISLLWNLRKNNGSLLLADFTINAFSETPNSPLIFHIYQRSEIREIELRLYYLQSILRTLRLLKLNLRSLRLSSESTLFQKICDTLKENPHYSLVWGFYRREDGTDQILIQSDLDSKWRKNLETAWEEKKSKSPFETLLEGKEQFHIYEFGSNVYPEWEEALVAKDFRRSLSLIIKEEGKIIGGIQIISRENMAFDSGENYLYFEIVEDLLSSLQYLRIEKQRRETAKILQFQGALLNSLEVPLLSTDDEGFITYVNNNISALLGISKEEIIGVQVRELLKLEPEAMDMILLGSRAETRITIRGRHEVPFLLASSSLKDDYGNRIGTILLLLDISEQKKNEELIRASEMKLRNLFASMNNGIVILDPQGKVLEVAPILKFYLFQFLNVDVDDDFPSLFPEEAQKGILVKLEECMRTQRAAYLDFSMVLLGEEENYFSIKFLPLKKYQDLPVAAMLIFSDVTQTKILDRQLYETAKFASIGEIAAGIAHEVNNPLQSSLLYLEDLLEHEDPDPIERKKVYKRVEGAALRIRDLIKGLLDLGRRAPRKKELVSPYFILLRACELIEVSCKKNGIELKRVTNPELPQIHVAWQEIEQVLINCLVNAVNAISEMEHKPALPLIQVSARKELYLNGEMVSFTIQDNGPGMNAEVAEKAFLPLYTTRRTKQGTGLGLTISQRIITDHGGTIQLESNPGQGTKVTVRVPVGKV